One Dysidea avara chromosome 7, odDysAvar1.4, whole genome shotgun sequence genomic region harbors:
- the LOC136262044 gene encoding uncharacterized protein — translation MELDDVKSMVFLLLMILVVEVVGGSQCISSYQQLETIFRSSSENYDNISEAFYVTNRVSSHYVVVNYHTVQCSSYDNFTGCTAVDTEQWIWSHSVVHLLFHPYSLYYLSLRYDDTNDRTAVVYVTVPVVCHDNKDRLLSRLTQLLKKYSSNPHQAITFSDDKNPGRSYKIDDIHNDFNRARVFCICMSYSTALIILLVGIQIANRSREKLSVTLTQKKHAKVLYSFALVWFVDIMWIGYLDYKVIFEQPVWYIPEDIYSIKCVYFIVAADTFLAALILIITPFLSKDMLFQQACKISSTYTGALKSYIVISTFLIFAVIHGSHIIFILFGYLAEPIHAMAKLIEFVTAIAYFVSIFTIVFQTENKYKGQTGQILHYAKLCFKLLCFYLYFLILFFIFSYLLYRDLMVTEYQSLIKSISISTLIWLVTISIHYSYRWSGTSNTSSSNSTPEVLNVQHSREGMEQSSNTSLARSSQMVPTVNFLQQRIDKEPLIDKDSFDV, via the exons ATGGAGTTGGATGATGTGAAAAGTATGGTGTTCTTGCTGTTGATGATTTTAGTGGTGGAGGTAGTAGGTGGTAGCCAGTGTATATCCAGCTATCAACAACTAGAGACTATATTCAGATCTAGTAGTGAAAACTATGACAATATTTCTGAGGCATTTTATGTCACAAACAGAGTCAGTTCTCACTATGTGGTGGTGAACTACCACACAGTACAGTGTAGCAGTTATGATAACTTCACTGGGTGTACTGCTGTAGACACAGAGCAATGGATATGGAGTCACTCTGTTGTACACTTGTTGTTTCATCCCTACTCACTGTATTACCTGTCATTGCGATATGATGATACTAATGATAGGACTGCTGTGGTATATGTTACTGTACCAGTGGTGTGTCATGATAACAAGGACAGGCTATTGAGCAGGCTGAcccaattg TTAAAAAAATATTCCAGTAATCCCCATCAAGCTATCACATTTAGTGATGATAAAAACCCAGGAAGATCATACAAGATTGATGACATTCACAATGACTTCAACAGAGCCCGTGTGTTCTGTATCTGCATGTCATACAGCACTGCTCTAATCATCCTGCTGGTTGGAATACAGATAGCAAACAGATCAAGAGAAAAATTGTCAGTAACTCTCACACAGAAAAAGCATGCAAAGGTCTTGTATAGTTTTGCACTAGTATGGTTTGTAGACATCATGTGGATAGGTTACTTGGATTACAAGGTGATATTTGAGCAGCCTGTGTGGTACATTCCTGAAGACATCTACTCTATAAAGTGTGTCTATTTCATTGTAGCAGCTGATACATTTCTGGCAGCACTGATTCTAATCATTACACCATTCCTGAGCAAAGATATGTTATTCCAACAAGCTTGTAAGATAAGTTCCACGTACACAGGAGCACTAAAGAGCTACATTGTTATCTCAACATTCCTAATATTTGCAGTGATACATGGCTCCCATATAATCTTCATCTTGTTCGGATACTTGGCAGAGCCAATTCATGCTATGGCCAAACTGATAGAATTTGTAACAGCCATAGCTTACTTCGTCAGCATTTTCACTATTGTGTTTCAGACTGAGAACAAATATAAAGGACAAACAGGACAGATACTTCACTACGCTAAACTGTGCTTCAAACTACTCTGCTTCTACCTGTACTTCTTAATACTGTTCTTCATATTCTCCTACCTGCTGTACCGCGACTTGATGGTCACTGAGTATCAAAGCTTGATCAAGTCCATATCAATATCAACACTGATTTGGCTGGTCACCATATCAATACACTACTCTTACAGATGGTCGGGAACATCTAACACTTCCAGCAGTAACAGTACTCCAGAGGTGCTGAATGTACAACACAGCAGAGAAGGAATGGAACAAAGCAGTAATACTTCACTAGCTCGCTCAAGTCAGATGGTGCCAACCGTTAATTTCTTGCAACAGAGAATTGACAAAGAACCACTTATAGACAAAGATAGCTTTGATGTGTAA
- the LOC136262045 gene encoding uncharacterized protein — protein MQGIEVPKPSISAAVSLPPGTHIPQSPLAPPSPVHQFSELEDTSGQARIMVTVTTGTCVGPQVVVSSSPSVTPPVFCQSTTASTSGTDTTNLQAVTGPIVGEEVEVTPLTLSRSSEWRQRKAQVQASTDLEVPPSAQRKEHKEYCCKKCGLKMSLGDRSLSFMA, from the exons ATGCAGGGGATAGAAGTACCAAAACCATCAATAAGTGCTGCTGTCAGTCTACCTCCTGGAACACATATTCCACAATCTCCTCTTGCTCCTCCTTCACCTGTGCACCAATTCTCAGAGCTGGAGGACACATCTGGACAGGCAAGGATAATGGTCACAGTAACTACAGGCACTTGTGTAGGGCCACAAGTTGTTGTGAGCAGCAGTCCAAGTGTGACTCCACCAGTGTTCTGTCAGAGTACAACAGCCTCAACATCAGGCACTGATACCACCAACTTGCAG GCAGTGACTGGGCCAATTGTTGGAGAGGAGGTGGAAGTGACACCTT TAACCTTGTCGAGAAGTTCTGAGTGGCGGCAGAGGAAGGCACAGGTACAGGCTTCTACTGACTTGGAAGTTCCGCCTTCTGCACAGCGCAAGGAACACAAAGAATATTGTTGCAAGAAGTGTGGCCTAAAGATGAGTT TGGGAGACAGGTCACTCAGTTTTATGGCATGA